A genomic segment from Halomonas sp. GD1P12 encodes:
- a CDS encoding ABC transporter ATP-binding protein, which produces MSLLTAKRLEKHYGHHVVLENLNFEVDEGEFVTLVGASGCGKTTFLKMLLGTENASKGELALDGCPIPNEPGPDRGVVFQKYSVFPHLTVLGNVMMAEELEASPLLGKSFGRARRRAIENARARIDEVGLSHALNKYPHELSGGMQQRLAIAQALMMRPRILLLDEPFGALDPGIRQDMHALITKLWAEQKLTIFMITHDLKEAFELGTRLWVFDKTRHDPQAPEAYGATITYDLPISRERPATALTEALTRGGVKTHIEETLL; this is translated from the coding sequence ATGAGTCTTTTAACCGCCAAGCGACTGGAAAAACACTATGGGCACCACGTGGTGCTCGAGAACCTCAACTTCGAGGTCGATGAAGGCGAATTCGTCACTCTGGTAGGCGCCTCGGGCTGTGGCAAGACCACCTTTCTCAAGATGCTGCTGGGCACCGAAAATGCCTCGAAGGGCGAGCTTGCCCTCGATGGCTGCCCGATTCCCAACGAGCCTGGCCCGGACCGCGGCGTGGTGTTCCAGAAGTACTCGGTTTTTCCGCATTTGACAGTACTGGGTAACGTCATGATGGCCGAGGAGCTCGAGGCCTCGCCTCTGCTTGGCAAGAGTTTCGGCCGCGCCCGGCGCCGTGCCATCGAAAACGCCCGCGCACGGATCGATGAGGTGGGCTTGAGCCACGCTCTTAACAAGTATCCTCACGAACTCTCCGGCGGCATGCAACAGCGCTTGGCGATCGCCCAGGCACTGATGATGCGCCCGCGCATTCTGCTGCTCGACGAACCCTTCGGTGCGCTCGACCCGGGCATCCGCCAGGACATGCATGCATTGATCACCAAACTCTGGGCGGAGCAGAAACTGACCATTTTCATGATCACCCACGACCTCAAGGAGGCCTTCGAGCTGGGCACGCGGCTCTGGGTCTTCGACAAGACGCGCCACGACCCTCAGGCGCCAGAGGCCTATGGCGCCACCATCACCTACGACCTGCCGATATCGCGCGAGCGCCCGGCCACGGCCCTTACCGAGGCACTGACGCGAGGTGGCGTGAAAACCCATATCGAGGAGACTCTATTATGA
- a CDS encoding urea amidolyase associated protein UAAP2, translated as MITDSPLNPDTALSRTRIDAGDHYIGTVKRGQTLRILDLEGNQAADTLFFSAEDSAERYSAMDTVREQQAVYLTTGSRLISSEGRVMLTITADTCGRHDTLGGACSSESNTVRYDLEKRHMHSCRDNWMEAIANYPEFGLTKRDITHNINFFMNVPVTADGGLTFEDGISAPGKYVEMVANMDVTVLVSNCPQLNNPCNGYNPTPIELIVWED; from the coding sequence ATGATCACCGACAGTCCCCTGAATCCAGACACTGCGCTCAGCCGCACTCGGATCGACGCCGGCGACCACTACATCGGCACCGTCAAGCGCGGCCAGACCCTGCGCATTCTGGATCTCGAAGGCAACCAAGCCGCCGACACGCTCTTTTTCAGCGCCGAGGACAGCGCAGAGCGCTACAGCGCGATGGACACCGTGCGTGAACAGCAGGCGGTCTATCTCACCACCGGCTCGCGTCTGATCTCAAGCGAGGGCCGCGTGATGCTGACCATCACCGCCGACACTTGCGGTCGCCACGACACCCTGGGCGGCGCCTGTTCGAGCGAAAGCAACACGGTGCGCTACGACCTGGAGAAGCGCCATATGCACTCCTGCCGCGATAACTGGATGGAAGCGATCGCCAACTATCCGGAGTTCGGACTCACCAAGCGCGACATCACCCACAACATCAATTTCTTCATGAACGTGCCGGTGACCGCCGACGGTGGGCTGACCTTCGAGGATGGTATTTCCGCTCCGGGCAAGTACGTCGAGATGGTCGCCAATATGGACGTCACCGTACTGGTCTCCAACTGCCCGCAGCTCAACAACCCCTGCAACGGCTACAACCCTACCCCGATCGAACTGATCGTCTGGGAAGACTGA
- a CDS encoding urea amidolyase associated protein UAAP1, with protein sequence MTSDPAYTTHLPGGHHWSLRVRRHTTLTLTARDADTNVGLLCYNPENLLERLNLPDTLKCQHTFKLTEGHCLYSDMGRIFASITKDELGWHDSVGGNLMAQHLKAKGWAHQSYQKARNQWTRTGVDAFLVELAKYGLGRRDMAANLNLFSRVESDNEGRLRYVSGHCQPGSRVTLRFEMDTLVLLHTCPHPLDPAKEYPHRGVDIALDTAAAPTIDDPCFQSRPENARGFANNRLYHLGL encoded by the coding sequence ATGACAAGCGACCCCGCCTACACCACCCATCTGCCCGGCGGGCATCACTGGTCGCTGCGTGTGCGCCGCCACACGACGCTGACGCTGACCGCCCGCGACGCCGACACGAACGTGGGCCTGCTGTGCTACAACCCGGAAAACCTGCTGGAACGGCTGAACCTGCCGGACACCCTGAAGTGCCAGCACACCTTCAAGCTGACCGAGGGCCACTGCCTTTACTCCGACATGGGCCGCATCTTCGCCTCTATCACGAAAGACGAGCTGGGCTGGCATGACAGCGTCGGCGGCAACCTGATGGCGCAACACCTGAAGGCCAAGGGCTGGGCACACCAAAGTTACCAGAAGGCGCGCAATCAGTGGACTCGTACAGGTGTGGATGCCTTTCTCGTCGAGCTTGCCAAGTACGGGCTGGGCCGGCGCGACATGGCGGCCAACCTAAACCTCTTCTCGCGGGTGGAAAGCGACAACGAAGGCCGGCTCCGCTACGTGTCCGGCCACTGCCAGCCCGGCAGCCGCGTGACGCTGCGCTTTGAGATGGATACCCTCGTGCTGCTGCACACCTGCCCGCACCCGCTCGACCCGGCAAAGGAGTACCCGCATCGCGGCGTCGATATCGCGCTCGATACCGCCGCCGCGCCGACGATCGACGACCCGTGCTTCCAGTCACGCCCGGAAAACGCTCGAGGGTTCGCCAACAACCGTCTTTATCATCTCGGCCTATAA
- the uca gene encoding urea carboxylase, protein MTHATSFTKVLIANRGAIATRLLRTLHRLGIQSVVVYADADRDAPYVHQADEAYSLGEGGATDTYLAIDKLIAIARQSGAQAVHPGYGFLSENTRFIEACDAAGITFLGPTAEQIRQFGLKHEARALAERAGVPLVPGSKLLKSLDEAHASAERIGYPVMLKSTAGGGGIGMQVCRDPAELSRAFESVKGLGERNFGDDGVFLEAYIASARHLEVQLFGDGRGTVIALGERDCSTQRRHQKVIEECPAPNLPESVRQALHATAVKLGEAVAYRSAGTVEFIYDTNREAFYFLEVNTRLQVEHGVTELVYGVDIVEWMVRLGAGEALDLKALAAALAPLGHAMQVRLYAEDPAHDFRPSAGLLTEVHFPERAGLRVDHAIESGLEVSALFDPMLAKVMVHTDSREHAIKELAATLEASSVYGIATNRTWLSHVLRAERFKTAAIDTHWLTTLDWAPPAIEVLAPGTLTTIQDHPGRQGHWDVGVPPSGPFDDWSFRLGNRLLDNPAEAAGLEITLNGPTLRFHRATQIVLAGAPLSASLDGNPVDFWQVLDVPAGATLALGKASAGARAYVLVRGGIDCPRYLGSRSTFTLGQFGGHGGRALRSGDLLDLPALEPTSHQTLDPALIPAIDDPASVVEIAVLYGPHGAPDFFTDQDIEQFFAHEWEVHYNSSRTGVRLIGPRPEWARTDGGEAGLHPSNIHDNAYAFGTIDFTGDMPVILGPDGPSLGGFVCPATVVRAERWKLGQLTAGSKVRFVPVTLESARALDERQCEQLASLSAAGQIDIERDASSPILREVGAEQAGERIVYRRAGDDFLLIEFGPMTLDIALRFRAHAWMLWLREHTLPGLMELTPGIRSLQVHYDPNTLSLAALLAHLARAEHELADIESLEVESRVVHLPLSWDDPACQEAIDKYQRSVRPDAPWCPSNLDFIRRINALDSEQQVRDIVFNARYLVMGLGDVYLGAPVATPLDPRQRLVTTKYNPARTWTAENSVGIGGAYLCVYGMEGPGGYQFVGRTLQMWNRYRTTEHFTNPWLLRFFDQLSFYDVSHDELMQIRRDFPHGRFDLSIETTRFRLADYQAEIDKNVEAIEAFRRKRDEAFQAEMAAWRANGQFTFEDQVPASAEVGALDENERGVESPVTGSLWRLLVKQGDLVEAGQPVALVESMKMEVEISAQSAGRVARLPLAEGGAVAPGQPLIVLEDPVDVDS, encoded by the coding sequence ATGACACACGCTACCTCTTTCACCAAAGTTTTGATCGCCAACCGCGGCGCCATCGCGACACGGCTTTTGCGCACGCTGCACCGCCTCGGTATCCAGAGCGTCGTCGTATATGCCGACGCCGACCGCGACGCCCCGTACGTCCACCAGGCCGATGAGGCATATTCACTCGGCGAAGGCGGCGCCACCGACACCTACCTCGCTATCGATAAACTGATCGCCATCGCCCGCCAGAGCGGCGCCCAAGCGGTGCACCCGGGCTACGGTTTTTTATCCGAAAATACCCGCTTTATCGAGGCCTGCGACGCTGCAGGCATTACGTTTCTCGGCCCGACCGCCGAGCAGATTCGCCAGTTCGGTTTGAAGCACGAAGCGCGCGCGCTGGCCGAACGCGCCGGCGTACCACTGGTGCCGGGATCAAAGCTTCTGAAAAGTCTCGATGAGGCACACGCCAGCGCCGAGCGTATCGGCTACCCGGTAATGCTCAAATCTACCGCCGGCGGCGGCGGCATCGGCATGCAGGTTTGCCGCGACCCGGCCGAGCTCTCCCGCGCGTTTGAGTCGGTCAAGGGGCTGGGTGAGCGCAACTTCGGCGACGACGGCGTGTTTCTGGAAGCCTATATCGCCAGCGCCCGCCACTTGGAGGTGCAGCTTTTTGGCGATGGCAGGGGTACGGTCATCGCACTCGGCGAGCGCGACTGCTCCACTCAGCGCCGCCATCAGAAGGTAATCGAAGAGTGCCCGGCACCCAACCTGCCCGAGTCTGTGCGTCAGGCGCTGCACGCCACCGCAGTCAAACTGGGCGAAGCCGTCGCCTACCGTAGCGCCGGCACTGTCGAGTTCATCTACGATACCAACCGTGAAGCCTTCTACTTTCTCGAGGTCAACACCCGCCTGCAGGTCGAGCACGGCGTCACCGAGCTGGTGTACGGCGTCGACATCGTAGAGTGGATGGTGCGGCTGGGCGCGGGCGAAGCGCTCGACTTGAAAGCACTGGCCGCCGCGCTCGCCCCTCTCGGCCACGCCATGCAAGTACGCCTCTACGCCGAAGACCCGGCCCACGACTTCCGCCCAAGTGCAGGGCTTCTTACCGAGGTTCACTTCCCAGAGCGCGCCGGGCTCCGGGTCGATCACGCCATCGAATCGGGGCTGGAGGTCTCAGCGCTATTCGATCCGATGCTCGCCAAGGTGATGGTGCACACCGACAGTCGCGAACACGCCATCAAGGAGCTCGCCGCCACCCTCGAAGCATCGTCAGTGTATGGCATCGCTACCAACCGCACTTGGCTCTCTCACGTGCTGCGCGCCGAGCGCTTCAAGACGGCTGCCATCGACACCCACTGGCTGACCACGCTGGACTGGGCGCCGCCGGCCATCGAGGTGCTGGCGCCGGGAACGCTGACCACGATTCAGGACCACCCGGGCCGCCAGGGCCACTGGGACGTGGGCGTGCCACCCTCAGGTCCCTTCGATGACTGGTCGTTTCGCCTGGGCAACCGCCTGCTCGACAACCCAGCCGAAGCCGCCGGGCTCGAGATTACTCTCAACGGCCCGACCCTGCGCTTTCATCGCGCCACGCAAATCGTGCTGGCCGGCGCACCGCTTTCCGCCTCGCTCGACGGCAACCCGGTAGATTTCTGGCAGGTACTGGACGTACCGGCCGGCGCCACCCTGGCCCTTGGCAAGGCCAGTGCCGGCGCACGCGCCTACGTGCTGGTGCGCGGAGGCATCGACTGCCCACGCTATCTGGGCTCGCGCAGCACTTTCACCCTGGGCCAGTTCGGCGGCCACGGCGGGCGGGCACTACGCAGCGGCGACCTGCTGGATCTGCCTGCACTCGAACCCACGTCTCACCAGACGCTGGACCCCGCACTGATACCTGCCATCGACGACCCGGCCAGCGTGGTCGAAATCGCGGTGCTTTACGGCCCCCACGGCGCGCCGGACTTTTTTACCGACCAGGATATCGAGCAGTTCTTCGCTCACGAGTGGGAAGTGCACTACAACTCGAGCCGCACCGGCGTGCGCCTGATTGGCCCGCGTCCGGAGTGGGCGCGTACGGACGGCGGCGAGGCGGGTCTACACCCCTCCAACATTCACGACAACGCCTATGCCTTTGGCACCATCGACTTCACCGGCGACATGCCCGTAATTCTGGGCCCGGATGGCCCATCGCTTGGCGGCTTCGTCTGCCCGGCGACCGTCGTGCGCGCCGAGCGCTGGAAGCTGGGCCAGCTCACCGCCGGAAGCAAGGTACGCTTCGTGCCGGTCACGCTCGAAAGCGCCCGCGCACTCGATGAACGCCAGTGCGAGCAGCTCGCCTCGCTCAGCGCCGCCGGCCAGATCGATATCGAGCGCGACGCCTCGAGCCCGATCCTGCGCGAGGTTGGCGCCGAGCAGGCCGGCGAGCGCATCGTCTACCGTCGCGCGGGAGATGACTTCCTGCTGATCGAGTTTGGCCCCATGACGCTGGACATCGCCCTGCGCTTTCGCGCCCATGCCTGGATGCTCTGGCTGCGCGAACATACCCTGCCCGGACTCATGGAGCTGACGCCCGGCATCCGCTCGCTGCAGGTTCACTACGATCCAAATACCCTGAGCCTTGCAGCGCTACTTGCGCACTTGGCCCGCGCCGAGCACGAACTTGCCGACATCGAATCGCTCGAGGTCGAATCCCGCGTGGTGCATCTGCCGCTCTCCTGGGACGACCCGGCCTGCCAAGAGGCGATCGACAAGTATCAGCGCAGCGTGCGCCCTGACGCACCCTGGTGTCCGAGTAACCTGGATTTCATCCGCCGCATCAACGCGCTCGACAGCGAGCAGCAGGTGCGCGACATCGTCTTCAACGCCCGCTATCTGGTCATGGGGCTGGGGGATGTCTATCTGGGCGCGCCGGTCGCCACGCCGCTCGACCCGCGCCAGCGTCTGGTAACCACCAAGTACAACCCGGCGCGCACCTGGACGGCGGAAAACTCCGTCGGCATCGGCGGCGCCTATCTATGCGTCTACGGTATGGAAGGGCCCGGGGGCTATCAGTTCGTCGGCCGAACGCTTCAGATGTGGAATCGTTACCGCACGACCGAGCACTTTACGAACCCGTGGCTGCTGCGCTTTTTTGATCAGTTGAGCTTTTACGACGTTAGCCATGACGAACTGATGCAAATTCGTCGCGATTTCCCCCATGGCCGCTTTGATCTTTCCATCGAAACCACTCGCTTTCGCTTGGCCGACTACCAGGCCGAAATCGACAAGAACGTCGAGGCCATCGAGGCGTTTCGCCGCAAGCGCGACGAAGCGTTCCAGGCCGAAATGGCCGCCTGGCGCGCCAACGGACAGTTCACCTTCGAGGATCAGGTGCCCGCCAGCGCCGAGGTGGGAGCGCTCGATGAAAATGAGCGGGGCGTCGAAAGCCCGGTGACGGGCAGCCTATGGAGACTGCTGGTGAAACAGGGCGACCTGGTGGAAGCGGGCCAGCCCGTGGCACTGGTCGAATCCATGAAGATGGAAGTAGAGATCAGCGCTCAAAGCGCCGGACGCGTGGCTCGCTTACCCCTGGCCGAAGGAGGCGCGGTGGCGCCGGGCCAGCCGTTGATCGTTCTCGAGGACCCGGTGGATGTCGACTCATAA
- the atzF gene encoding allophanate hydrolase produces MTALRPLDIKSLHQAYSSGELTPASLIDELLDQAERLGPNSAWITRLTREQLTPYLQKLEEESPATLPLYGVPFAIKDNIDLAGVPTTAGSPAYAYTPDEHAFVVQQLIDAGALPLGKTNLDQFATGLVGERALDVYGTPANAFDPTFIPGGSSSGSAVVTAAGMVSFALGTDTAGSGRVPACFNNLYGVKPSLGLLSTRGVVPACATLDTISLFTLTCDDAAALLALTAVYDEQCAWSRRFDFAVQGQRYGQPPAAFRFGVPLESQWQTDAAYTQGMHQAITKLEALGGEKVELDCTPLLAAARLLYEGPWVAERYHVIQKLMAESPKAVHPVTFQITQGGATPLAVDAFDARYKLAEYKRQADALIQQVDVMLSPTTVTHPSKAEVAKDPIGANSRLGIWTNFMNLLDYSALAVPIGFTERELPVGVTLFGPAFADLQLLSLARALEARTRLPLGASGIERPAIEPLATPAQNGTMEIVVCGAHLEGLPLNHQLTERGGIKVESTQSAPRYKLYALAGGPPARPAMVRDEQGQAIEVEVWRLPIDTVGSFLAGIPVPLGLGQVELADGSWKCGFICSAGALNEPGPARDVSDYGGWRGWLKQAK; encoded by the coding sequence ATGACCGCCTTGCGCCCGCTGGACATCAAAAGTCTTCATCAAGCCTATTCAAGCGGTGAGCTGACGCCTGCCAGCTTGATCGACGAGTTGTTGGACCAGGCTGAACGTCTCGGTCCAAATTCCGCCTGGATCACTCGCCTAACCCGCGAGCAGTTAACGCCCTACCTTCAGAAGCTAGAGGAAGAGTCTCCCGCTACGTTGCCGCTTTACGGCGTTCCGTTTGCCATCAAGGATAATATCGATCTGGCGGGCGTACCCACTACGGCGGGAAGCCCTGCCTACGCCTACACGCCTGACGAGCACGCCTTCGTGGTCCAACAGTTGATCGATGCCGGGGCCCTTCCCTTGGGCAAGACCAACCTGGACCAGTTTGCCACAGGGCTGGTGGGTGAACGGGCGCTGGATGTGTACGGCACACCGGCCAACGCCTTCGACCCGACATTCATTCCCGGTGGCTCCAGTAGTGGTTCGGCGGTGGTGACCGCGGCGGGTATGGTGAGCTTTGCGCTGGGCACCGATACCGCGGGCTCGGGGCGCGTGCCCGCCTGTTTCAACAACCTTTACGGCGTCAAGCCGAGCCTTGGGCTTCTGAGCACCCGCGGCGTCGTCCCTGCCTGCGCCACGCTCGATACCATTAGCCTGTTTACCCTGACCTGCGACGACGCCGCCGCTCTGCTGGCGCTAACTGCGGTGTACGACGAGCAGTGCGCTTGGTCGCGTCGCTTCGATTTCGCCGTGCAGGGCCAACGCTACGGTCAGCCGCCTGCGGCGTTTCGTTTCGGGGTGCCGCTAGAATCACAGTGGCAGACCGATGCGGCCTATACCCAAGGCATGCACCAGGCGATTACAAAGCTTGAAGCGCTGGGCGGTGAAAAGGTCGAGCTCGACTGTACTCCGCTTCTGGCCGCTGCCCGCCTACTCTACGAAGGACCTTGGGTCGCCGAGCGCTACCATGTGATCCAAAAGCTCATGGCCGAAAGCCCAAAGGCCGTGCATCCAGTGACGTTTCAGATCACCCAGGGCGGAGCAACGCCGCTGGCGGTGGACGCCTTCGATGCTCGCTACAAGCTCGCCGAATACAAACGTCAGGCCGATGCGTTGATCCAGCAAGTAGACGTCATGCTCTCACCGACGACCGTCACGCATCCGAGTAAGGCCGAGGTCGCCAAGGATCCGATCGGCGCCAATTCGCGCCTGGGTATTTGGACCAACTTCATGAATCTTCTGGACTACAGCGCGCTGGCCGTGCCGATCGGTTTTACCGAGCGCGAGTTGCCGGTAGGCGTGACGCTCTTCGGTCCGGCCTTCGCCGACCTGCAGCTTTTGTCGCTGGCGCGCGCACTCGAGGCGCGCACTCGGCTTCCGCTGGGCGCCAGCGGAATCGAGAGACCCGCCATCGAGCCACTGGCGACACCGGCTCAAAACGGCACCATGGAGATCGTGGTCTGCGGCGCGCACCTGGAAGGGCTGCCGCTCAATCATCAGTTGACCGAGCGCGGCGGTATCAAGGTGGAGAGCACCCAAAGCGCACCGCGTTACAAGCTCTATGCCCTTGCCGGCGGGCCACCCGCGCGCCCGGCGATGGTGCGCGATGAGCAGGGCCAAGCGATCGAGGTGGAAGTATGGCGCCTGCCCATCGATACCGTAGGCAGTTTCCTGGCGGGCATCCCCGTCCCGCTGGGCCTTGGCCAGGTCGAGCTCGCGGACGGAAGCTGGAAGTGCGGCTTCATCTGCAGCGCCGGCGCGCTCAACGAGCCCGGCCCCGCCAGGGACGTGAGTGATTACGGCGGCTGGCGGGGGTGGTTGAAGCAAGCGAAATAA
- a CDS encoding TRAP transporter substrate-binding protein: MLAKLVRTSHLTLLAGALGLSVATASAQEVTLRYGHMHTPTSIAGMQAEWLAEAIEEKTGGEVSVEMYPNSQLGRLQELAEAVSTGSIALSHNTAGAIGSLYAPFAAFDTPYLYRDVDHLMAVMDVDSPVMSELNEELAAASGVRLLYAFYFGTRHLTANQEILTPEDLDGVKIRSIPFPIYMATVEGMGAIPVPVDWSEVPTALATGVVEGQENPVNVVVTAKLNEVQSHLMLTGHISAAQVVVVSDDTWQSLSPENQAAIAEAAQEVRQRATDAMLEAEASDLATLAEAGMQIVGPEQGLDVEAFKSRVQARIAEEFDEQYGDLYQLIRETR, translated from the coding sequence ATGCTAGCCAAACTGGTACGCACTAGCCATCTCACGTTACTGGCCGGCGCTCTCGGATTGAGCGTTGCCACTGCCTCGGCTCAGGAAGTCACGCTGCGCTACGGGCACATGCACACGCCCACCTCCATCGCCGGCATGCAGGCCGAATGGCTGGCAGAGGCCATCGAGGAGAAAACAGGCGGCGAGGTGAGCGTCGAAATGTACCCGAACTCCCAGCTTGGTCGGCTTCAGGAGCTTGCCGAGGCGGTCTCGACGGGGTCAATTGCGCTCTCCCATAACACCGCCGGCGCTATTGGCTCGCTCTATGCCCCCTTCGCCGCCTTTGATACACCCTACCTTTATCGTGATGTCGATCACCTGATGGCGGTGATGGATGTCGACTCGCCGGTCATGAGCGAGCTCAACGAGGAGCTCGCCGCGGCCTCCGGCGTGCGCCTTCTTTACGCTTTCTATTTCGGCACCCGTCACCTGACGGCGAATCAGGAAATTCTGACGCCCGAGGATCTCGACGGCGTCAAGATTCGCTCGATCCCCTTCCCCATCTATATGGCCACCGTCGAAGGCATGGGTGCCATTCCGGTGCCCGTCGACTGGTCGGAAGTGCCCACTGCGCTTGCCACCGGCGTGGTCGAGGGGCAGGAGAATCCGGTCAACGTCGTAGTCACCGCCAAGCTCAACGAAGTGCAGAGTCATCTGATGCTGACCGGCCACATCAGCGCCGCCCAAGTCGTTGTGGTCAGTGACGATACCTGGCAGTCGCTGTCGCCGGAAAACCAGGCAGCGATCGCCGAAGCCGCTCAGGAAGTACGCCAGCGCGCCACCGACGCCATGCTGGAGGCCGAAGCCAGTGACCTTGCAACGCTTGCCGAGGCGGGCATGCAGATCGTCGGGCCGGAGCAGGGGCTGGACGTAGAGGCCTTTAAAAGCCGCGTTCAAGCGCGCATTGCCGAAGAGTTTGACGAGCAGTACGGCGATCTCTACCAGCTGATTCGCGAAACGCGCTAA
- a CDS encoding LacI family DNA-binding transcriptional regulator: MMVFDVKRPLIPDIASAAGVSTATVDRVLNRRPGVRKVTLTRVLKAAVEVGYLDAADMNRRLGPTFAKVVFLLPQGSNPYLTGLNRYVREMAKLSVEPLKVSSHFIESFDPEALVQALRRYGKPSDVVVFMAIEHPRVRQVIDELTSLGKRVVTIISDLPTSSRNAYIGIDNFAAGRTAAKVMGRFCRAASGKVALVAASRAYRAHMEREMGFLALIEESFPHLTVIGPQEGHDNRDENYVNASRLLAKHSDIVGIYNVGGSSDGIGRALRESRRDKEVYFMGHGLTPDTRTMLVDGTMDMVITQSPSAIYARAMEIASGEMAETTGTVAMEIYFSENLPAVR, from the coding sequence ATGATGGTTTTTGATGTAAAACGCCCGCTGATTCCTGATATCGCCTCTGCCGCCGGGGTGTCGACGGCAACCGTGGATCGCGTGCTCAATCGTCGCCCTGGCGTGCGAAAGGTGACGCTGACCCGAGTACTCAAGGCCGCCGTCGAGGTGGGCTATCTGGACGCAGCGGACATGAACCGGCGGCTCGGACCCACTTTCGCCAAGGTGGTCTTTCTATTGCCTCAGGGCAGCAATCCCTATCTCACCGGGCTCAACCGCTACGTTCGCGAAATGGCCAAGCTCTCCGTCGAACCCTTGAAAGTCAGCAGCCACTTCATCGAAAGTTTTGATCCCGAAGCGCTGGTACAGGCGCTGCGCCGCTACGGAAAACCCTCGGATGTGGTGGTTTTCATGGCCATTGAGCACCCCAGAGTGCGCCAGGTGATCGACGAGTTGACCAGTCTTGGCAAGCGGGTGGTGACCATCATTTCCGACTTGCCTACCTCGAGTCGAAACGCCTACATCGGCATCGATAACTTCGCCGCCGGGCGCACGGCCGCCAAAGTGATGGGGCGTTTTTGCCGCGCCGCCTCGGGAAAGGTGGCGCTGGTGGCCGCAAGCCGCGCCTACCGCGCTCACATGGAGCGCGAAATGGGCTTTCTGGCGCTGATCGAAGAGAGCTTTCCCCACCTGACGGTGATCGGCCCCCAGGAAGGTCACGACAATCGGGATGAAAACTACGTTAACGCAAGCCGCCTGTTGGCCAAGCATTCGGATATCGTGGGTATCTACAACGTGGGCGGCTCCTCCGACGGTATCGGCCGCGCCCTGCGAGAATCGAGACGAGACAAGGAGGTCTACTTCATGGGCCACGGGCTCACGCCGGATACGCGCACCATGCTGGTGGACGGGACAATGGACATGGTCATCACCCAAAGCCCCAGCGCCATCTACGCCCGCGCGATGGAGATCGCCAGCGGCGAAATGGCTGAAACCACCGGCACCGTGGCCATGGAAATCTATTTTTCGGAGAATTTGCCCGCCGTGCGCTAG